The Desulfovibrio subterraneus nucleotide sequence GGAAGCCCTCTATGACAGAACTCTCCAGCTTCCGCAGCTCTCGCAGGAAGAAACTCTTGAAGCATGGAAGTATTTCTCGTTGAGCACCATTGCCAACGAAAAATACAACCTCGGGATTGAGGCGCTTGAAAAATGGCGTTCCCTTAATCCGGATGCGGAAAACACTTCGGAATGGCTCAACGCCTTCAGCAAGTGCATGCTCAACCTGCCCCGCCAGAAAGCCGTGGACATGCTGCAGGCTCTTTCTGCCGACTCCGGCCGTTCCAGAGCCGTGCGCACGGAAGCCACCCTGCTGCTCGCCAGCCGGGAATGGACAGACGGTGAAGACCCGCACGGCGCCATGCAGACCCTTTCCGACCTGTATGAGCAGGCTTCGAAGAGCACGGATGCCAAGGCCTACAAAGGCACACTGGAAAACCGCCTGTTCGCACAGTTGCAGTCTGCCGAACCTGAAGCGCTTGCCATGCTCGCGGGCCTGCTGACGCCTGAAAACGAGCTGGATTTCCCCTATTCCATCATCCTGCTTGAAAAGGCCCGCCGTTCCGCCACGGACAACGAAAGCTGGCCGCTGGCACATCAGGCATTGCAGCGACTGCGCCTTGCAGGACATTTTTCCGACAAGCTGCTTGTGGAGCGGATTCTGCGTCCTCTTGAGCAGGAATACGGGCAGCCTGCGCAGGGCATAGCCCTTGCGCTGCCCCTGACCGGCCCCTTCGGCAACATCGGCTGGAAGATCGTGCGCGGTGCGGGCGTGGCCCAGTGGGATCTCGCCAAATCCGGCAACGATCTTTCCGTTACGATCATCAACACCGCAGCTGCAGGCTGGGAAAAGAAGCTCGCAGCCCTGCCCAAGGGCATAAGCGTTGTCGGCGGCCCCCTGCGTACCGAATCCATGGACCTGCTCAGAAAACAGGGCCAGCTTGATGACCGCAGCTTCTTCACATTCCTTTCCACCCTTGAGCAGGGCGAAGAGGGCAAGGTGGCATGGCGCTTCTTCTCCAGCCCCCGCGACCAGGTGCGCACCGTGCTCGAATTTGCCAAGAACGATCTTGGTATTGAAAATTATGGAGTTCTGTATCCCGACGAAGCGTTCGGCATGCGCATGAACAGCCTTTTCAAGGAAACCGGCTCAGAACTTGGCATCAACACCACTGCCACGGCTGCCTATGCTCCCAAGGACTCCCCCTCATGGGGCAAGACCCTGCGCACATTCCTCAGGGTTCCCGGCCGCCGCGCGGGTGAGGACGA carries:
- a CDS encoding penicillin-binding protein activator, coding for MPILAVFGLLFVFALLAGCQKAIVAPPMQSGAEQYMTLPEQAFTAYSNGDFKRAEALYDRTLQLPQLSQEETLEAWKYFSLSTIANEKYNLGIEALEKWRSLNPDAENTSEWLNAFSKCMLNLPRQKAVDMLQALSADSGRSRAVRTEATLLLASREWTDGEDPHGAMQTLSDLYEQASKSTDAKAYKGTLENRLFAQLQSAEPEALAMLAGLLTPENELDFPYSIILLEKARRSATDNESWPLAHQALQRLRLAGHFSDKLLVERILRPLEQEYGQPAQGIALALPLTGPFGNIGWKIVRGAGVAQWDLAKSGNDLSVTIINTAAAGWEKKLAALPKGISVVGGPLRTESMDLLRKQGQLDDRSFFTFLSTLEQGEEGKVAWRFFSSPRDQVRTVLEFAKNDLGIENYGVLYPDEAFGMRMNSLFKETGSELGINTTATAAYAPKDSPSWGKTLRTFLRVPGRRAGEDDPMPPKPPFQAAFLPDGWQQMQSLIPHFFFYQETRMVFLGSALWEQGLSSSKDVETRYFNLAVFPGSWNPFTPTTAAANLTKTLDESGLGKPDLWVGLGYDFVRFASLLGSPEEAVSADDMNQRIQTAQAMDWSIAPIHWTPEGRASQKMFLFTPSSAGFEPLDPASFREKLEQIRQRHEERVKMLEEEYQKKIKG